Proteins encoded within one genomic window of Kibdelosporangium phytohabitans:
- a CDS encoding vWA domain-containing protein: MNGQVPTKGPDRTKVIVVVLIATATIAVGIVTDPPEGVVGWIVFVFGALILAVVGAGLAEWLAGWIKAFFHGLPYNRIVAVTVVGTLTCGAAYTFVPIIPVIWPGDCGPPTQVRVLTTPDLLTPYRDLAAAFEQAEAERDGSCRTAEVHVFAMPAPRAMAGLGTGWHADYLREGPRPDIWLPENGRQVEAVKSRKEMTSFGAAMEVTASLGSSPIVLAVPARAGIEPTDEQWQGQTWRALVGKLRAAGIGMVRPGTSTAGELATVAIYGSEDGRVQLRQDPSWARAFEAWVDSTAKSGQYPSGADVDALLRRQQELGPAGAALVLAEPDLIRYNQSVRRASGRGCDVQNGPPECMRAVYPSDTYSFDRPLALLSWSEAPQSAAQRDAAVAFRTWLTSAAGANAAVLQRLRPPPGTPLQDPVSMANGVVPGGPPNHITGPASPGPGVTEQLTGIRDEVRKTGRVVISLDASGSMRQRAGGATRYSLAVKAILAAHDKLAKQAQVSLNVFSATMGVRPVDAGSIGQVQPAGNTPQHRAILEGAQAAGPGGVLVLLTDGNNNVNDVSPRQLADQAGARVLVLAFGEASCGARVLIDVTSTSGGSCRQAGVDTLQADLTELLRSV, encoded by the coding sequence ATGAACGGTCAAGTTCCAACGAAGGGACCAGACCGCACCAAGGTGATCGTCGTCGTGCTCATCGCCACCGCGACGATAGCCGTCGGAATCGTGACCGACCCGCCGGAAGGCGTCGTCGGTTGGATCGTCTTCGTCTTCGGGGCGCTGATCCTGGCCGTGGTCGGCGCCGGGCTCGCCGAGTGGCTCGCCGGGTGGATCAAGGCGTTCTTCCACGGCCTGCCGTACAACCGGATCGTCGCGGTCACGGTCGTCGGCACGCTCACCTGCGGCGCGGCGTACACCTTCGTTCCGATCATTCCGGTGATCTGGCCCGGCGATTGCGGTCCGCCGACCCAGGTCCGCGTGCTGACCACTCCCGATCTGCTGACGCCGTACCGCGATCTGGCGGCCGCGTTCGAGCAGGCCGAAGCCGAACGCGACGGTTCGTGCCGCACAGCGGAGGTCCACGTCTTCGCGATGCCCGCGCCGCGGGCGATGGCAGGCCTCGGCACCGGGTGGCACGCGGACTACCTGCGCGAAGGGCCGCGGCCGGACATCTGGTTGCCCGAGAACGGGAGGCAGGTGGAAGCGGTCAAGAGCCGCAAGGAGATGACCAGTTTCGGCGCGGCCATGGAGGTGACCGCGTCACTCGGGTCGTCTCCGATCGTGCTGGCGGTGCCCGCCCGTGCCGGGATCGAGCCGACCGACGAGCAGTGGCAGGGCCAGACGTGGCGGGCACTGGTCGGCAAGCTGCGGGCAGCCGGAATCGGCATGGTGCGACCGGGCACGTCCACCGCAGGCGAACTGGCGACGGTGGCGATCTACGGCAGCGAGGACGGCCGGGTCCAGTTGCGCCAGGACCCGTCGTGGGCGCGGGCGTTCGAGGCGTGGGTGGACAGCACGGCCAAGTCGGGCCAGTACCCGTCGGGCGCGGACGTCGACGCGTTGCTGCGCAGGCAACAGGAGCTCGGTCCGGCAGGCGCCGCGCTCGTGCTCGCGGAGCCGGACCTGATCCGGTACAACCAGTCCGTGCGCCGCGCCAGCGGCAGGGGCTGCGATGTCCAGAATGGACCGCCGGAGTGCATGCGGGCGGTCTACCCGTCGGACACGTACAGCTTCGACCGGCCGTTGGCCCTGCTGTCCTGGTCGGAGGCGCCGCAGAGCGCCGCGCAGCGCGATGCCGCCGTTGCCTTCCGGACGTGGCTGACCAGCGCGGCAGGCGCCAATGCGGCTGTGCTGCAACGGCTTCGGCCGCCACCTGGAACGCCGCTGCAGGATCCGGTGTCGATGGCCAACGGTGTCGTGCCCGGCGGGCCGCCGAACCACATCACCGGGCCGGCCAGTCCCGGGCCTGGGGTCACCGAGCAGTTGACCGGGATTCGCGACGAGGTCCGCAAGACCGGCCGCGTGGTGATCTCGTTGGACGCGTCGGGTTCGATGCGGCAACGCGCCGGTGGCGCGACCCGCTACAGCCTCGCGGTGAAGGCGATTCTCGCCGCGCACGACAAGCTGGCCAAACAGGCTCAGGTGTCCTTGAACGTCTTCTCGGCGACGATGGGTGTGCGGCCGGTCGACGCCGGTTCGATCGGCCAGGTCCAACCGGCGGGCAACACCCCGCAGCACCGGGCGATTCTCGAGGGCGCCCAGGCCGCGGGACCTGGCGGTGTGCTGGTCCTGCTGACCGACGGCAACAACAACGTCAACGACGTGTCCCCGCGGCAACTGGCCGACCAGGCTGGTGCGCGGGTGCTGGTGCTGGCGTTCGGGGAGGCCAGCTGCGGCGCTCGGGTGTTGATCGACGTGACGAGCACGAGCGGCGGTTCGTGCCGCCAGGCGGGCGTGGACACGCTGCAGGCGGATCTGACCGAGCTGCTGCGTTCGGTGTGA
- a CDS encoding extracellular solute-binding protein — protein sequence MNVKWWSFGLGAVAGLLVAALVAAVLRPWEPDAVELEKGPLIIISGKDQSNGGQRQELVNQWNKTHPDNPARVDELPLGADDQYSEMVARAQGSAPTPDIYNLDAAWTAEFADREYIAELDKSAVDTSGFMQNPLLTCWYEGKLWALPFNTDAGLLYYRHPGVKAPSTWKDIVDETRRLMSGPHDSNLVAGYTAQLADYEGLAVNAFEAIWDEGGEVVDEDGNVVIDSQKARAGLSRLADGLRPGANPRVIMQEARSQDETSSMNAFAEGKVAFMRNWPVAYRNLDSRTSDDANQAAFFKVVLLPGPSVLGGQNLAVSSKSERPKAARALIEFLTSPRSQQILFERGGFAATRDIVYEDAEVRRQRPYAGVLRDAINKAKTRPVSRCYVRFAEIFRAVVNETLSDDGKLPSNATERLTTALKC from the coding sequence ATGAACGTGAAGTGGTGGTCGTTCGGATTGGGCGCGGTGGCCGGTTTGCTGGTCGCCGCGTTGGTCGCGGCCGTGCTGCGGCCGTGGGAGCCCGACGCGGTGGAGCTGGAGAAAGGGCCGCTGATCATCATCTCCGGCAAGGACCAGAGCAACGGCGGGCAACGCCAGGAACTGGTCAACCAGTGGAACAAGACGCACCCGGACAACCCCGCACGCGTCGACGAACTCCCGCTCGGCGCAGACGACCAGTACAGCGAGATGGTCGCGCGGGCACAGGGTTCCGCACCCACGCCCGACATCTACAACCTGGACGCGGCCTGGACCGCGGAGTTCGCCGACCGGGAGTACATCGCCGAACTGGACAAGTCCGCAGTGGACACATCCGGTTTCATGCAGAACCCACTGCTTACGTGTTGGTACGAGGGCAAACTGTGGGCCCTGCCGTTCAACACCGACGCGGGCCTGCTGTACTACCGCCATCCGGGCGTGAAGGCGCCGTCCACGTGGAAGGACATCGTCGACGAGACCCGGCGCCTGATGAGCGGGCCGCACGACAGCAATCTCGTGGCCGGATACACCGCGCAACTGGCGGACTACGAAGGCCTCGCCGTCAACGCTTTCGAAGCGATCTGGGACGAGGGCGGCGAGGTGGTCGACGAGGACGGGAACGTCGTGATCGACTCGCAGAAGGCACGGGCCGGGTTGTCCAGGCTGGCCGACGGCCTGCGCCCGGGCGCGAACCCGCGTGTGATCATGCAGGAAGCACGGAGTCAGGACGAGACCTCCAGCATGAACGCCTTCGCCGAGGGCAAGGTGGCGTTCATGCGCAACTGGCCGGTGGCGTACCGCAACCTGGACAGCCGGACCTCGGACGACGCGAACCAGGCGGCGTTCTTCAAAGTCGTGCTGCTGCCCGGCCCCAGCGTGCTCGGCGGGCAGAACCTGGCCGTGTCCAGCAAGTCCGAACGGCCGAAGGCGGCACGCGCGCTGATCGAGTTCCTCACCAGCCCCCGCAGCCAGCAGATCCTGTTCGAACGCGGCGGCTTCGCCGCCACCCGTGACATCGTCTACGAGGATGCCGAGGTCCGGCGCCAGCGGCCGTACGCGGGAGTACTGCGGGACGCGATCAACAAAGCGAAAACGCGCCCGGTCTCCCGCTGCTACGTCCGGTTCGCCGAGATCTTCCGCGCAGTGGTGAACGAAACGCTCAGCGACGACGGGAAACTGCCGTCCAACGCCACCGAACGCCTGACCACCGCGCTGAAGTGCTAG
- a CDS encoding TetR/AcrR family transcriptional regulator, whose amino-acid sequence MSPRRAGGDKRAEVLNHVVGVLIERGYDRTRFTDVAKVAGVAVSTLQFYFGSRDDMLVEALHFSCAREVDRLAAIKPDAPPWERLVALVDYSLDPADEGIWRVLYEFWYASMHDEELRVHSEKLQRDWSRPFVDTITKGVELGDFTVGDIGNMVTFVVGITDGLMLPQVLKHEYYDVEGMRKLTLDILAKALGV is encoded by the coding sequence ATGAGTCCACGACGAGCCGGTGGCGACAAGCGCGCGGAGGTCCTCAACCACGTGGTGGGGGTGCTGATCGAGCGCGGCTACGACCGGACGCGGTTCACCGACGTGGCCAAGGTCGCCGGCGTCGCCGTCAGCACGTTGCAGTTCTACTTCGGCTCCCGCGACGACATGCTCGTCGAAGCGCTGCACTTCTCGTGCGCACGGGAGGTCGACCGGCTCGCCGCGATCAAACCCGACGCCCCGCCGTGGGAACGGCTCGTCGCACTGGTCGACTACTCGCTCGACCCGGCGGACGAGGGCATCTGGCGTGTGCTGTACGAGTTCTGGTACGCCTCGATGCACGACGAGGAACTCCGGGTGCACAGCGAGAAGCTGCAACGCGACTGGAGCAGGCCGTTCGTCGACACGATCACGAAGGGCGTCGAACTCGGCGACTTCACGGTCGGCGACATCGGCAACATGGTGACGTTCGTGGTCGGCATCACCGACGGGCTGATGCTGCCGCAGGTGCTCAAACACGAGTACTACGACGTGGAAGGCATGCGGAAGCTGACGCTCGACATCCTGGCCAAGGCACTGGGAGTCTGA
- a CDS encoding GH39 family glycosyl hydrolase, protein MDFTVAADEVAGVLPRPWRPMIGAEHLSHLLSTDTTGGRPIGAELASALAAARDQFGVRAVRAHGILCDELGVYREVDGSPVYDFTGVDRVYVRLLALDLRPVVELSFRPRDLASAPDTTVFEYGAIVSPPKDWNRWTDLIRAFVTHLVDHYGAGEVRTWNFEVWNEANLDVFWSGTPVEFWRLYER, encoded by the coding sequence GTGGACTTCACGGTCGCCGCGGACGAGGTCGCGGGGGTGTTGCCGCGGCCGTGGCGGCCGATGATCGGTGCGGAACACCTGTCGCACCTGTTGAGCACGGACACCACCGGTGGCCGTCCGATCGGTGCGGAGCTGGCGTCCGCGTTGGCCGCCGCGCGTGACCAGTTCGGCGTCCGCGCTGTGCGGGCACACGGGATCCTGTGCGACGAGCTGGGTGTCTACCGGGAGGTCGACGGGTCACCGGTGTACGACTTCACCGGCGTCGACCGGGTGTACGTCCGGCTGCTGGCGCTGGATCTGCGGCCGGTCGTCGAACTGTCCTTCAGGCCGCGGGATCTCGCGTCCGCCCCGGACACGACGGTGTTCGAGTACGGCGCGATCGTGTCCCCGCCGAAGGACTGGAACCGGTGGACGGATCTGATCAGGGCCTTCGTCACGCACCTCGTCGACCACTACGGCGCAGGCGAAGTGCGGACCTGGAACTTCGAGGTCTGGAACGAAGCCAATCTGGACGTGTTCTGGAGCGGCACACCGGTGGAGTTCTGGCGGCTGTACGAAAGGTGA
- a CDS encoding response regulator, producing MIRVAVVDDQAPVRKGLAFVLNTQSDITVVATCASGDEVFALDLSAIDVMLLDLYMPGTDGLAVLRGIGPATKALMLTGVGRDTDIRAALSLGASGFVLKDSTGSELASAVREVHSGMTVISPVPATY from the coding sequence ATGATCCGGGTGGCGGTGGTGGACGATCAGGCTCCTGTCCGGAAGGGACTGGCCTTCGTCCTGAATACCCAGTCGGACATCACGGTGGTCGCGACGTGTGCGTCCGGCGACGAGGTGTTCGCGCTCGACCTGAGCGCGATCGACGTCATGCTGCTGGATCTGTACATGCCGGGCACGGACGGGCTCGCCGTGTTGCGCGGGATCGGCCCGGCCACGAAAGCGCTGATGCTGACCGGCGTCGGCCGCGACACCGACATCCGCGCGGCGTTGAGCCTTGGTGCGTCGGGGTTCGTGCTCAAGGACTCGACCGGTTCAGAGCTGGCGTCGGCCGTCCGCGAAGTCCACTCCGGAATGACCGTCATCAGCCCCGTCCCGGCCACGTACTAG
- a CDS encoding acetyl-CoA hydrolase/transferase family protein codes for MRILSEEQLATVLAGVGGVPRVVVSGNFATPSLALGVLDKALPRYRLFALNAQPGMPDRDGVTLETPFVGAGMRGRAGLRYFPSRLSLVPHLLKQTLPPDIALVHTSAPVGGTVSLGTEVNILPAAIEAVRARGGLVIAQVNPNMPYTYGDAVLTCDEVDYAIEADEPLASPAPRAISDVSREIGNRVAALVDDGATLQLGIGAVPDAVLAALTARRGLMVWSEMFSDGVLGLERAGALDTDSPLTASFVFGTAELYGFVDRNPRVRLLRTEKTNDPGLIARQRSLVSINSALQVDLFAQANASRVRGTIYSGFGGQTDFVVGALHSPGGRAVIALPSWHPKANVSTVVPRLTGPVTSFQHSYIVSEQGTAAIWGRDSADQAQQILDNVAHPDARDELRDAGRDLGFPLH; via the coding sequence ATGCGGATTCTGTCGGAGGAGCAGTTGGCGACGGTCCTCGCTGGTGTCGGCGGCGTCCCACGCGTCGTGGTCAGCGGGAACTTCGCCACCCCCAGCCTGGCGCTCGGCGTGCTGGACAAGGCGCTGCCGCGATACCGGTTGTTCGCGCTCAACGCCCAGCCCGGTATGCCCGACCGGGACGGCGTGACGCTCGAGACGCCGTTCGTGGGAGCGGGCATGCGCGGCCGGGCCGGGCTGCGCTACTTCCCGTCCCGCCTGTCGCTCGTGCCGCACCTGCTCAAGCAGACGCTGCCGCCGGACATCGCGCTCGTGCACACGTCCGCCCCGGTCGGCGGTACGGTCTCGCTCGGCACCGAGGTCAACATCCTGCCCGCGGCGATCGAAGCGGTCCGCGCACGCGGCGGACTGGTCATCGCGCAGGTCAACCCGAACATGCCGTACACCTACGGCGACGCGGTCCTGACGTGTGACGAAGTGGACTACGCCATCGAGGCCGACGAGCCGCTCGCGTCACCCGCGCCCCGGGCGATCAGCGACGTGTCGCGCGAGATCGGCAACAGGGTCGCCGCACTGGTCGACGACGGCGCCACCCTGCAACTGGGCATCGGCGCGGTCCCCGACGCCGTGCTCGCCGCGTTGACCGCCCGGCGCGGCCTCATGGTGTGGTCGGAGATGTTCAGCGACGGCGTTCTCGGCCTGGAACGGGCGGGTGCTCTCGACACCGACAGTCCGCTGACCGCGTCCTTCGTGTTCGGAACCGCCGAGTTGTACGGCTTCGTGGACCGCAATCCGCGGGTCCGGTTGCTGCGCACCGAGAAGACCAACGACCCCGGCCTGATCGCACGGCAGCGCTCCCTGGTGTCCATCAACAGCGCCTTGCAGGTCGACCTGTTCGCGCAGGCCAACGCCAGCCGCGTGCGCGGGACCATCTACTCGGGCTTCGGCGGGCAGACCGACTTCGTGGTGGGGGCGTTGCACTCACCGGGCGGGCGGGCCGTGATCGCCCTCCCGTCCTGGCACCCCAAGGCGAACGTGTCCACAGTGGTGCCGCGGCTGACCGGGCCGGTGACCTCGTTCCAGCACAGCTACATCGTCAGCGAACAGGGCACGGCGGCCATCTGGGGCCGCGACTCCGCCGACCAGGCGCAGCAGATCCTCGACAACGTGGCACACCCCGACGCCCGCGACGAACTGCGCGACGCGGGCCGTGATCTCGGATTCCCCCTGCACTGA
- a CDS encoding GH39 family glycosyl hydrolase, producing the protein MLHGGFGLRTVGDLATPRFWALAMLERLGEREIRVSGQGDGAGSLVEAWAGRDDDGRVAVAVWNGTLDRSKAGGHDSLSRTVRIRFTGLTGDYVVRHHRVDEERSNIAAVWHGISDGSAWPTDAQWAESRAADQLERGDVDQVVHDDAEVVFTLPMPSTSLIELVPP; encoded by the coding sequence TTGCTGCACGGCGGTTTCGGCCTGCGTACGGTCGGTGACCTGGCCACACCGCGGTTCTGGGCGCTGGCCATGCTGGAGCGCCTCGGCGAGCGGGAGATCCGCGTGTCCGGGCAGGGGGACGGCGCCGGGTCGCTGGTCGAGGCGTGGGCAGGCCGCGACGACGACGGCAGGGTCGCGGTCGCTGTCTGGAACGGCACGCTGGACCGATCCAAGGCAGGCGGGCACGACTCGCTCAGCCGGACAGTGCGGATCCGGTTCACCGGGCTGACCGGCGACTACGTGGTGCGCCACCACCGCGTTGACGAGGAACGCTCGAACATCGCGGCGGTCTGGCACGGCATCAGCGACGGCTCGGCGTGGCCGACCGACGCCCAGTGGGCCGAGTCGCGCGCCGCTGACCAGCTGGAACGTGGTGACGTGGACCAGGTCGTGCACGACGACGCCGAAGTGGTGTTCACGTTGCCGATGCCCTCCACCTCGCTGATCGAACTCGTTCCCCCGTGA
- a CDS encoding MFS transporter → MTVRENRWLVLALMCSGLLLVAMDNTILNVALPAIATALRPGATGLLWIVDLYSLVVAGLLVTAGTASDRLGRKRFFLAGMVLFGVASVVAAFAGSTEALLASRVLRGIGGAMIMPATLSIIRAVFADERERAFAIGIWTSTAAAGAAIGPIVAGAMLERFWWGSVFLTSLPIIVLAVALTIVYVPESRDPAPGRFDPLSVVLSMGAVVGVVYGIKELAGHGSAGAAAVLVAGLVLGVVFVRRQNRLDSPLLDLSLFRARRFTAATLSVLLSFFGFFGVVFFLTQYFQAFEGFGPLATGLWLLPLALASLVASPLTGTIVRRLGTRVALSGSFGLIAVSISLFTMLGGSADRLVIVIGFIGMGVGASIAATAGAQAIMTSVAPHRAGGAAAIQETSFELGAGLGVAILGSVMAARLGGRTIAEAGKAAFFDGLATAAGVSAAVMLVTAVLAALWLPSRDAEHV, encoded by the coding sequence ATGACCGTACGAGAGAATCGGTGGCTCGTTCTGGCACTGATGTGCAGCGGGTTGCTCCTCGTGGCGATGGACAACACGATCCTCAACGTCGCACTGCCCGCGATCGCGACGGCGCTGCGGCCGGGCGCGACCGGACTGCTGTGGATCGTCGACCTCTACTCGCTGGTCGTGGCCGGTCTCCTGGTCACGGCGGGTACCGCGAGCGACCGGTTGGGGCGCAAGCGGTTCTTCCTCGCGGGCATGGTGCTGTTCGGTGTCGCGTCGGTGGTCGCGGCGTTCGCGGGCTCGACGGAAGCGCTGCTCGCGTCACGGGTCCTGCGTGGCATCGGCGGCGCGATGATCATGCCCGCCACGTTGTCGATCATCCGGGCGGTGTTCGCCGACGAGCGGGAAAGGGCCTTCGCGATCGGCATCTGGACGTCGACCGCGGCGGCGGGCGCGGCGATCGGCCCGATCGTGGCAGGCGCGATGCTGGAGCGGTTCTGGTGGGGCTCGGTGTTCCTGACCAGCTTGCCGATCATCGTGCTGGCAGTGGCGCTGACGATCGTGTACGTGCCGGAGTCGCGTGACCCGGCCCCGGGCAGGTTCGACCCGTTGAGCGTGGTGCTGTCGATGGGGGCGGTGGTCGGCGTGGTGTACGGCATCAAGGAACTGGCCGGCCACGGATCGGCGGGCGCGGCGGCTGTCCTGGTCGCGGGCCTGGTGCTGGGTGTGGTGTTCGTGCGCAGGCAGAACCGGCTGGACAGCCCGCTGCTGGACCTGTCGCTGTTCAGGGCGAGGCGGTTCACCGCGGCGACGCTGTCGGTGTTGTTGTCGTTCTTCGGTTTCTTCGGTGTGGTGTTCTTCCTGACGCAGTACTTCCAGGCGTTCGAGGGCTTCGGGCCGCTGGCCACCGGGCTGTGGCTGCTGCCGTTGGCGCTGGCCAGCCTGGTCGCGTCGCCGCTGACCGGCACGATCGTGCGGCGGCTGGGCACGAGAGTCGCGTTGTCCGGCTCGTTCGGCCTGATCGCGGTGTCGATCAGCCTGTTCACGATGCTCGGCGGGAGCGCCGACCGGTTGGTCATCGTCATCGGGTTCATCGGTATGGGGGTGGGGGCGAGCATCGCGGCCACCGCGGGCGCGCAGGCGATCATGACGAGTGTGGCGCCGCACCGGGCCGGTGGCGCGGCAGCGATCCAGGAGACGTCGTTCGAACTCGGCGCGGGACTGGGTGTCGCGATCCTCGGCAGTGTGATGGCCGCGCGGCTGGGCGGTCGCACGATCGCCGAGGCGGGCAAGGCCGCGTTCTTCGACGGCCTGGCGACAGCGGCGGGTGTGAGCGCGGCGGTGATGCTCGTGACGGCGGTCCTCGCCGCGCTCTGGCTGCCGTCTCGTGACGCCGAACACGTGTAG
- a CDS encoding lysyl oxidase family protein, translating into MRSWITAVVAVLAAVVIIPPASAGEQLLLPDLRQAPPGCPGGHTGDPATCQDWDVCMVSDADAPNGDCLLIGALTPAKAVRLRFTTSEENVGDGPLLLFGRRAANSPTMAIRQGFQAGKHGQIPVSYTEARQQTDNSMYYEPAPMHKHWHLMGFEQMQLRTPDGRTVVRDRKNGFCLGDRYTNTANDSLPNAVRDANTPEYRLAEYLRGNRCAFQDPAATDVQVGISVGQGDDYRYDVDFQWLDITSVPSGTYDLVNTVNSNRTLRETDYTNNSSSMALSIRWPLGAKQAPKKITTPPTVRLLASCPGQEQCAAKQRHLHPRVSSDRIVHPKGEPRRHH; encoded by the coding sequence ATGAGGTCCTGGATCACCGCTGTGGTGGCGGTGCTGGCAGCGGTCGTGATCATCCCCCCGGCAAGTGCTGGCGAACAACTCCTGTTGCCCGATCTGCGGCAGGCGCCGCCGGGCTGCCCCGGCGGCCACACGGGCGACCCCGCGACGTGCCAGGACTGGGACGTCTGCATGGTCTCCGACGCGGACGCGCCGAACGGCGACTGCCTGTTGATCGGTGCGCTCACCCCCGCCAAGGCCGTCCGGCTGCGGTTCACCACCTCGGAGGAGAACGTCGGCGACGGGCCGCTGCTGCTGTTCGGCCGCCGCGCCGCCAACTCCCCCACCATGGCCATCCGGCAGGGCTTCCAGGCGGGCAAGCACGGCCAGATCCCGGTTTCCTACACCGAGGCCCGTCAGCAGACCGACAACTCGATGTACTACGAGCCCGCGCCGATGCACAAGCACTGGCACCTGATGGGCTTCGAGCAGATGCAACTGCGCACGCCCGACGGCCGTACCGTGGTCCGTGACCGCAAGAACGGCTTCTGCCTCGGCGACCGCTACACCAACACCGCGAACGACTCGTTGCCGAACGCGGTGCGGGACGCCAACACCCCGGAGTACCGGCTCGCGGAGTACTTGCGGGGCAACAGGTGCGCGTTCCAGGACCCGGCGGCGACGGACGTGCAGGTCGGCATCTCGGTCGGCCAGGGCGACGACTACCGCTACGACGTCGACTTCCAGTGGCTGGACATCACCAGCGTGCCGTCGGGCACGTACGACCTGGTCAACACGGTGAACTCGAACCGCACGCTGCGGGAGACCGACTACACCAACAACTCGTCGTCGATGGCGTTGTCGATCCGGTGGCCCCTGGGCGCGAAGCAGGCGCCGAAGAAGATCACCACGCCGCCGACGGTCCGGCTGCTGGCCAGCTGCCCCGGCCAGGAGCAGTGCGCGGCCAAGCAGCGCCACCTGCACCCCAGGGTCTCCAGCGACCGGATCGTGCACCCGAAGGGCGAGCCGAGGCGCCACCACTGA
- a CDS encoding snapalysin family zinc-dependent metalloprotease, producing the protein MLRRTLIGVVAGTALVLPLTATTATAAPAAAPAVLATTLTYDDSQAAEFKQAVADGANVWNTNVQNVRIVKAQPGQRANIRIVADNGWPRATLGPVRPGGQVTIWFGRQAVQQGYHLVRIAAHEMGHSLGLPDVKPGPCSSLMSGSTGGVSCTSVNPNASEKSRVERNYAGTAQQQSSDVVLSDAAF; encoded by the coding sequence GTGCTTCGACGCACACTCATCGGTGTCGTGGCCGGTACCGCGCTGGTACTGCCGCTCACGGCCACCACTGCCACTGCCGCCCCCGCGGCGGCGCCCGCGGTGCTGGCCACCACACTCACCTATGACGACAGCCAGGCCGCGGAGTTCAAGCAAGCGGTCGCGGACGGCGCCAACGTGTGGAACACCAACGTGCAGAACGTCCGGATCGTGAAGGCCCAGCCCGGCCAGCGCGCGAACATCCGGATCGTCGCCGACAACGGCTGGCCGCGCGCCACCCTCGGCCCGGTCCGCCCCGGCGGCCAGGTCACCATCTGGTTCGGCCGCCAGGCCGTCCAGCAGGGCTACCACCTGGTCCGGATCGCGGCGCACGAGATGGGCCACAGCCTCGGCCTGCCGGACGTCAAGCCCGGTCCGTGCTCGTCGCTGATGTCCGGTTCGACCGGTGGTGTGAGCTGCACCAGCGTCAACCCGAACGCCAGTGAGAAGTCCAGGGTCGAGCGGAACTACGCGGGCACTGCGCAGCAGCAGAGCAGCGACGTGGTGCTGAGCGACGCCGCTTTCTAA
- a CDS encoding polysaccharide deacetylase family protein, protein MRLLPSSRRARRWTIAGLVTVLVLTGGVFGLQAVTSSRSFQFFGDLTERVDTSAKVVALTFDDGPDPAGAQQLLGDLARAQVPATFYLIGRDMEKHPELARAIVAAGHEVGNHTYSHERMVFVTPGFVAEEVERTDELIRAAGHQGEITFRPPNGKKLLALPHYLAEHNRRTIMWDVEPNTDPDVDASAAGIADHTLAHTRPGSIILLHGMYKNRDQTRQAVGPIADRLKADGYRFVTVRELLTYQGK, encoded by the coding sequence GTGCGATTACTTCCCTCATCCCGCCGCGCCCGCCGGTGGACCATTGCCGGTCTGGTCACGGTGCTCGTCCTGACCGGCGGAGTGTTCGGTTTGCAGGCAGTGACCAGCTCGAGGTCGTTCCAGTTCTTCGGCGACCTCACCGAACGGGTGGACACGTCGGCGAAGGTGGTGGCGCTGACGTTCGACGACGGCCCCGACCCGGCGGGCGCCCAGCAGCTGCTCGGCGACCTCGCCCGCGCCCAGGTGCCTGCCACGTTCTACCTGATCGGCCGGGACATGGAGAAACACCCCGAGCTGGCACGGGCGATCGTGGCGGCCGGGCACGAAGTCGGCAACCACACGTACTCCCACGAGCGGATGGTGTTCGTGACGCCGGGTTTCGTGGCCGAGGAGGTGGAACGGACCGACGAGCTGATCAGGGCGGCGGGCCACCAGGGCGAGATCACGTTCCGGCCGCCGAACGGCAAGAAGCTGCTGGCGTTGCCCCACTACCTGGCCGAGCACAACCGCAGGACGATCATGTGGGACGTCGAGCCGAACACCGACCCGGACGTGGACGCCAGCGCTGCCGGGATCGCCGACCACACGCTGGCGCACACGCGCCCTGGCTCGATCATATTGCTGCACGGCATGTACAAGAACAGGGATCAGACGCGGCAGGCGGTCGGGCCGATCGCGGACCGGCTGAAAGCGGACGGGTACCGGTTCGTCACTGTCCGGGAACTGCTGACGTATCAAGGAAAGTAG